Proteins co-encoded in one Medicago truncatula cultivar Jemalong A17 chromosome 8, MtrunA17r5.0-ANR, whole genome shotgun sequence genomic window:
- the LOC11422016 gene encoding uncharacterized protein: MNNEVANYGGSTETAPNKESKKGWRKVIEKIRSWLSYKNKDKWLEDMRGNLGLIATVIATMTFQMILNPPGGVMSIKDGENPPSTDASPPSTNANPPDADNYDKICTFVYKERLCPGEAVLAVRDSSGYLEFLISNTICFIASLSVCLLLVSGIPMHHRFLMWLLSIGMWVTLTSLDYSYLIAAVMTIPDSVYVRATEVVNKVFFTWIGLSAFIGLCHTLRLVTWGVIVFLERNKKPKETPIC; encoded by the coding sequence ATGAACAATGAAGTGGCAAATTATGGAGGTTCAACAGAAACCGCACCGAATAAGGAATCAAAGAAAGGATGGAGAAAGGTAATAGAGAAGATACGGAGTTGGTTGTCCTACAAAAACAAGGACAAATGGTTGGAGGATATGAGAGGGAACTTGGGTTTAATAGCGACAGTCATCGCAACAATGACAtttcaaatgattttaaatCCACCCGGTGGCGTTATGTCGATTAAAGATGGGGAAAATCCACCCAGTACCGACGCAAGTCCACCCAGTACTAACGCAAATCCACCAGATGCCGACAATTATGACAAAATTTGTACTTTTGTCTACAAAGAACGTCTATGTCCAGGTGAAGCTGTCTTAGCTGTTAGGGACTCTAGTGGATATCTTGAGTTCCTTATTTCGAACACAATTTGTTTTATTGCATCACTAAGTGTTTGTCTCTTGCTGGTGAGTGGAATTCCTATGCATCACAGGTTTCTTATGTGGCTTTTATCAATAGGGATGTGGGTCACTCTCACAAGCCTtgattattcttatttaatagCTGCGGTAATGACAATCCCAGATAGTGTTTATGTTCGAGCTACCGAAGTTGTTAACAAGGTTTTTTTTACGTGGATCGGATTGTCCGCATTTATTGGTTTATGCCATACACTAAGGTTGGTTACTTGGGGAGTGATTGTTTTCCTGGAAAGAAATAAGAAGCCAAAGGAGACTCCGATTTgctag
- the LOC11418917 gene encoding uncharacterized protein, whose protein sequence is MSIIPQQNPSKDNKWLDDMKGSISLTASLIATLTFSLATNPPGGVVQASLDDSNYCSTILNTRMVNTTICLGEAILATRLKDDYLAFLICNTFCFIASLSVIFVLVSGIPINNKFLIWLLSIVMSIILSGLALTYLFAAGMVTPNSLWDTPGSGFGKALISWVLVVLIVYIIVLVCACVKCAKKCCS, encoded by the coding sequence atGAGTATAATTCCCCAACAAAATCCTTCTAAAGATAATAAATGGTTAGACGATATGAAAGGTAGCATAAGTTTAACAGCTTCCCTGATCGCAACTCTGACATTTTCACTTGCCACTAATCCACCTGGTGGCGTTGTGCAAGCTAGTCTTGATGATAGCAACTATTGTTCCACAATATTAAATACCAGAATGGTAAATACCACAATATGCTTAGGAGAAGCTATCTTGGCAACTAGATTAAAGGATGACTATCTAGCTTTTTTGATATGCAATACATTTTGTTTCATTGCATCACTTAGTGTTATTTTTGTGCTTGTTAGTGGAATTCCTATcaacaataaatttttaatatggcTTTTATCAATAGTCATGTCCATCATACTCTCAGGCCTTGCTCTTACCTACTTGTTTGCTGCAGGAATGGTCACTCCAAACTCCCTTTGGGATACTCCTGGGTCTGGGTTCGGTAAAGCTCTTATTTCTTGGGTTCTCGtagttttaattgtttatatcaTTGTCCTGGTTTGCGCCTGTGTGAAGTGTGCCAAAAAATGTTGCTCGTAG
- the LOC11419912 gene encoding uncharacterized protein, producing MNNEVENHGGSTETALNKESKKGWRKVLEKIRSWLSYKVRDKWLEDMRGNLGLIATVIATMTFQMILNPPGGVMSIKDGENPPSTDASPPSTNANPPEADNYDKICTFVYKERLCPGEAVLAVRDSSGYLQFLISNTICFIASLSVCLLLVSGIPMHHRFLMWLLSLGMWVTLTSLAYSYLTAAIMTTPDRVYFEATEVVNKFFLRGLDCRRLLVYAIH from the coding sequence ATGAACAATGAAGTGGAAAATCATGGAGGTTCAACAGAAACCGCACTGAATAAGGAATCAAAGAAAGGATGGAGAAAGGTATTAGAGAAGATACGGAGTTGGTTGTCCTACAAAGTCAGGGACAAATGGTTGGAGGATATGAGAGGGAACTTGGGTTTAATAGCGACAGTCATCGCAACAATGACAtttcaaatgattttaaatCCACCCGGTGGCGTTATGTCGATTAAAGATGGGGAAAATCCACCCAGTACCGACGCAAGTCCACCCAGTACCAACGCAAATCCACCAGAAGCCGACAATTATGACAAAATTTGTACTTTTGTCTACAAAGAACGTCTATGTCCAGGTGAAGCTGTCTTAGCTGTTAGGGACTCTAGTGGATATCTTCAGTTCCTTATTTCGAACACAATTTGTTTTATTGCATCACTAAGTGTTTGTCTCTTGCTGGTGAGTGGAATTCCTATGCATCACAGGTTTCTTATGTGGCTTTTATCATTAGGGATGTGGGTCACTCTCACAAGCCTTGCTTATTCTTATTTAACAGCTGCGATAATGACCACCCCGGATAGAGTTTATTTTGAAGCTACCGAAGTTgttaacaagttttttttacgTGGATTGGATTGTCGGCGTTTATTGGTTTATGCCATACACTAA